One Streptosporangium sp. NBC_01495 DNA window includes the following coding sequences:
- a CDS encoding carbohydrate ABC transporter permease → MTTMTVKGPRRRKPGAFRRGLRRNLTAYGFLCGALICFAFFSWYPMVREVLLSFQQTNFVDDPTWVGLDNFRTVTEDSAFAQAWLNTLAFTGLALVFGYVVPFVAAIVLNELRHARAYLRFIVYLPVMLPPAVGVLLFKWFYDPGAGLFNQILDLAHLPALSWLDSTDTALISLVIVSTWMNLGTGTLIYLAALQSIPSELYEAAELDGAGIFKRVWHVTIPQTRLILLVMLLLQIVATMQVFIEPYLLTGGGPENATLTVAYLMYQYAFNFGDFGAGGALGLMLMVVLMVFSAFYLRLSRDNQS, encoded by the coding sequence ATGACCACAATGACCGTGAAAGGTCCACGGCGGCGAAAGCCGGGAGCGTTCCGGCGAGGGCTGCGGCGCAACCTGACCGCCTACGGGTTCCTGTGCGGCGCGCTGATCTGTTTCGCCTTCTTCTCCTGGTACCCCATGGTGAGGGAGGTTCTGCTCAGCTTCCAGCAGACGAACTTCGTCGACGACCCCACCTGGGTCGGCCTGGACAACTTCCGTACCGTGACGGAGGACTCGGCGTTCGCCCAGGCGTGGCTCAACACCCTCGCCTTCACCGGCCTGGCGCTCGTGTTCGGCTACGTCGTCCCGTTCGTGGCGGCGATCGTCCTGAACGAGCTGCGGCACGCGCGGGCCTACCTGAGGTTCATCGTCTACCTCCCGGTGATGCTGCCGCCCGCCGTCGGGGTGCTGCTGTTCAAGTGGTTCTACGACCCGGGCGCCGGCCTGTTCAACCAGATCCTGGACCTGGCGCACCTGCCGGCCCTGAGCTGGCTCGACTCCACCGACACCGCGCTGATCTCCCTCGTCATCGTCTCCACCTGGATGAACCTGGGAACCGGCACGCTGATCTACCTCGCCGCGCTGCAGAGCATCCCCAGCGAGCTGTACGAGGCCGCGGAGCTGGACGGAGCCGGGATCTTCAAGCGGGTCTGGCACGTGACGATCCCGCAGACCAGGCTCATCCTGCTGGTGATGCTGCTGCTGCAGATCGTGGCGACCATGCAGGTCTTCATCGAGCCGTACCTGCTCACCGGCGGCGGCCCGGAGAACGCGACGCTCACCGTCGCCTACCTCATGTACCAGTACGCCTTCAACTTCGGTGACTTCGGCGCCGGAGGCGCGCTCGGGCTGATGCTCATGGTCGTGCTGATGGTGTTCTCCGCCTTCTACCTGCGCCTGTCGCGGGACAACCAGAGCTAA
- a CDS encoding LacI family DNA-binding transcriptional regulator, which translates to MLAGMTRRLAEVAKRVGMSEATVSRVLNGRRGVSESTRNAVLTALDALGYERPTRLHRDRARLIGLVFPDLHNPIFPAFAEVVGGALAQQGFTSVLCTRTSGGLQEADYVDLMLAQHVSGVVFAGGAYADEDASHEHYGRILERRLPAVLVNASVGHLGFSQVSCDDVTAAEMAAGHLRALGHERVGMVLGPADHMPSRRKLETFAAYARVHGMDFGDHLVEHAMFSMEGGQAAAARLVRRGVTGLICGSDLLALGAVRAARREGLAVPRDVSVIGYDDSAMMNRTDPPLTTVRQPIEAMGRAAVDLLVAQIDAAALPGGELLFDPELVVRASTAPAAPRAIPA; encoded by the coding sequence ATGCTTGCGGGCATGACGCGGAGGCTTGCTGAGGTGGCCAAGAGGGTCGGGATGAGCGAGGCGACGGTCAGCCGCGTGCTCAACGGCAGGCGCGGCGTCTCCGAGTCGACCAGGAACGCCGTGCTGACGGCGCTCGACGCCCTCGGCTACGAGCGCCCGACCCGGCTGCACCGCGACCGCGCCCGCCTGATCGGCCTGGTCTTCCCCGACCTGCACAATCCGATCTTCCCCGCGTTCGCCGAGGTCGTCGGCGGGGCGCTCGCCCAGCAGGGGTTCACCTCCGTGCTGTGCACGCGCACCTCGGGCGGGCTGCAGGAGGCCGACTACGTCGACCTGATGCTGGCCCAGCACGTCTCGGGCGTGGTCTTCGCCGGTGGCGCGTACGCCGACGAGGACGCCTCCCACGAGCACTACGGGCGCATCCTGGAGCGGCGCCTGCCCGCCGTCCTGGTGAACGCCTCGGTCGGGCACCTCGGTTTCTCCCAGGTCTCCTGCGACGACGTCACCGCCGCCGAGATGGCGGCCGGGCACCTGCGCGCCCTCGGCCACGAGCGCGTCGGGATGGTCCTCGGCCCTGCGGACCACATGCCGTCGCGCCGGAAGCTGGAGACCTTCGCCGCCTACGCGCGGGTCCACGGCATGGACTTCGGCGACCACCTCGTCGAGCACGCCATGTTCTCGATGGAGGGCGGCCAGGCCGCCGCCGCCCGGCTGGTGCGGCGCGGCGTCACCGGCCTGATCTGCGGCAGCGACCTGCTCGCGCTCGGCGCGGTGCGCGCCGCCCGGCGCGAGGGGCTGGCGGTGCCGCGCGACGTCTCGGTGATCGGGTACGACGACTCGGCCATGATGAACCGGACCGATCCGCCGCTGACCACGGTGCGCCAGCCGATCGAGGCGATGGGCCGCGCGGCGGTGGACCTGCTGGTCGCCCAGATCGACGCCGCGGCCCTGCCGGGGGGCGAGCTGTTGTTCGACCCCGAGCTCGTGGTCCGCGCCTCCACCGCGCCGGCGGCGCCCAGGGCCATACCGGCCTGA
- a CDS encoding multicopper oxidase family protein yields MAGTAAGGGGVISRRLFLGGALGAAGLAAAGCGSVSAETSGQVLSSALPLPRPFTVPLPIPAVARPTRPGHYEVVQRPAKVEIVPGTTTEVWGFDGTFPGPTFAVRRASPVTVRVRNELPVPTSTHLHGGVTPAGSDGYPTDLVVAEGRGFRPPPGGHSHHGMLVDPSQWTLHAGARDYAYPLDQRAATLWYHDHRMDFTAPQVWRGLAGFMIVGDDEDDALPLPRGERDIPLMICDRAFEEDGSFRYPATDPSLLVSAGVEAAYMEGVEGDVILVNGAPWPVLEVSATRYRLRLLNASNARRYRLELTPGGRFAQVGSDAGLLAAPVAHEAITMAPAERFDVVVDFSAYPVGTEVTMVNTLGTGPARDVMRFRVARRAREDSAVPGRLAEVEPAVRPPSAVSRSFDFRRTGQGPEAAWTINGLPFRPGSPLARPRLGTTEIWRFTSDFHHPVHVHMAHFQVLSRNGRTPAATDGGWKDTVDVRPYEVVEVLVRFEGFRGRYMMHCHNLEHEDMAMMADFEVV; encoded by the coding sequence ATGGCGGGGACAGCGGCGGGGGGCGGCGGCGTGATCTCCAGAAGGCTCTTCCTGGGCGGCGCGCTCGGCGCGGCGGGCCTGGCCGCGGCGGGGTGCGGCTCCGTGTCGGCCGAGACCTCCGGTCAGGTCCTGTCCAGCGCGCTGCCGCTGCCCAGGCCGTTCACCGTCCCGCTGCCGATCCCCGCCGTGGCGCGCCCCACCCGGCCGGGACACTACGAGGTGGTCCAGCGTCCCGCGAAGGTGGAGATCGTCCCGGGGACGACGACCGAGGTGTGGGGGTTCGACGGCACGTTCCCCGGCCCCACCTTCGCGGTGCGGCGCGCGAGCCCCGTCACGGTCCGGGTACGCAACGAGCTGCCCGTGCCGACCTCCACGCACCTGCACGGCGGGGTCACCCCGGCCGGCTCCGACGGCTACCCCACCGACCTGGTGGTGGCCGAGGGCCGCGGCTTCCGGCCCCCGCCCGGCGGCCACTCCCACCACGGCATGCTCGTGGATCCGTCACAGTGGACGCTGCACGCGGGGGCGAGGGACTACGCGTACCCGCTGGACCAGCGGGCCGCCACGCTCTGGTACCACGACCACCGGATGGACTTCACCGCCCCGCAGGTCTGGCGGGGGCTGGCCGGGTTCATGATCGTCGGTGACGACGAGGACGACGCGCTGCCGCTGCCCAGGGGCGAGCGGGACATCCCGCTGATGATCTGCGACCGTGCCTTCGAGGAGGACGGCTCGTTCCGCTACCCGGCGACCGACCCCAGCCTGCTGGTGAGCGCCGGGGTCGAGGCCGCCTACATGGAGGGTGTCGAGGGCGACGTGATCCTGGTCAACGGCGCCCCCTGGCCGGTGCTCGAGGTCTCGGCCACCCGATACCGGCTGCGGCTGCTCAACGCCTCCAATGCCCGCCGCTACCGGCTGGAGCTGACCCCCGGCGGCCGGTTCGCCCAGGTCGGCAGCGACGCCGGGCTGCTGGCCGCCCCCGTCGCGCACGAGGCGATCACGATGGCCCCCGCCGAGCGGTTCGACGTGGTCGTCGACTTCTCCGCCTACCCGGTCGGCACCGAGGTGACGATGGTCAACACCCTCGGCACCGGCCCCGCCCGCGACGTGATGCGCTTCCGCGTCGCGCGCCGGGCCCGGGAGGACAGCGCGGTGCCGGGGCGCCTGGCCGAGGTCGAACCGGCCGTCAGGCCGCCGTCGGCCGTGTCGCGGTCCTTCGACTTCCGCAGGACCGGACAGGGCCCGGAGGCCGCCTGGACGATCAACGGCCTGCCGTTCCGGCCCGGCAGCCCGCTGGCCCGCCCCCGGCTCGGCACCACCGAGATCTGGCGCTTCACCAGCGACTTCCACCACCCCGTGCACGTGCACATGGCCCACTTCCAGGTGCTGTCACGCAACGGCAGGACCCCGGCGGCGACGGACGGCGGCTGGAAGGACACCGTCGATGTCCGTCCCTACGAGGTGGTGGAGGTCCTGGTGCGCTTCGAGGGCTTCCGCGGGCGCTACATGATGCACTGCCACAACCTCGAACACGAGGACATGGCGATGATGGCCGACTTCGAGGTGGTCTAG
- a CDS encoding ABC transporter substrate-binding protein, translated as MKSPKLSMLLAAAIALTAAGCGNDDSGSQAAETTPSAAGADAPVTISVGCQPPKSNPLERTAWDEDVAAFKKLHPHITIDSKDAFPCINPDTFQAKLAGGSMEDVFYVYFTDIKKIIAAGQAADISPYVSGIKLLNDIRPDVLATFKEGEKLYGLPRNNYSMGLVYNRKLFTQAGLDPAAPPKTWAEVQDAAKKISGLGAGYVGFGEYSAGNTGGWHFAASLYGRGGEMVTPDGKAAAFNSPEGKAVLENLKTMRWTNNSMGTKQLLQWEDLMRMMGGGKLGMMIGAPDVVQAVNNDFKGKFEDYGVTALPEAKASLSGGDGYMINPKATPEKIKAAMLWLEFHELTPGEGQFNYARSKQQGRPVGLPIPDLYGDTAPGKEIIELRKANATVPVENFTPFVEGSAAIQNKLEPPKSQELYAILDVAMSAVLTRQDADVDKLLADAEAKANKVLAKSS; from the coding sequence ATGAAATCCCCCAAGCTCTCGATGCTGCTCGCCGCAGCCATCGCGCTCACCGCCGCCGGGTGCGGCAACGACGACAGCGGATCCCAGGCCGCGGAAACCACGCCGAGTGCCGCCGGGGCCGACGCTCCGGTCACGATTTCCGTCGGCTGCCAGCCGCCGAAGAGCAACCCGCTGGAGCGGACCGCCTGGGACGAGGACGTGGCAGCGTTCAAGAAGCTGCACCCGCACATCACGATCGACAGCAAGGACGCCTTTCCCTGCATCAACCCGGACACCTTCCAGGCGAAGCTGGCCGGTGGCTCGATGGAGGACGTCTTCTACGTTTACTTCACCGATATCAAGAAGATCATCGCCGCCGGCCAGGCGGCCGACATCAGCCCGTACGTCAGCGGCATCAAATTGCTGAACGACATCCGGCCCGACGTCCTGGCCACCTTCAAGGAGGGCGAGAAGCTCTACGGCCTGCCCAGGAACAACTACTCCATGGGCCTGGTCTACAACCGCAAGCTCTTCACCCAGGCCGGTCTCGACCCCGCCGCCCCGCCCAAGACCTGGGCCGAGGTGCAGGACGCCGCCAAGAAGATCTCCGGTCTCGGCGCCGGATACGTCGGTTTCGGTGAGTACAGCGCCGGCAACACCGGCGGCTGGCACTTCGCGGCCTCCCTCTACGGGCGCGGCGGCGAGATGGTCACCCCCGACGGCAAGGCCGCGGCCTTCAACAGCCCCGAGGGCAAGGCCGTCCTGGAGAACCTCAAGACCATGCGCTGGACCAACAACAGCATGGGCACCAAGCAGCTCCTCCAGTGGGAGGACCTGATGCGGATGATGGGCGGCGGCAAGCTCGGCATGATGATCGGCGCCCCCGACGTCGTCCAGGCCGTCAACAACGACTTCAAGGGCAAGTTCGAGGACTACGGGGTCACCGCTCTGCCCGAGGCCAAGGCCTCGCTCAGCGGCGGTGACGGTTACATGATCAACCCCAAGGCCACGCCCGAGAAGATCAAGGCCGCCATGCTGTGGCTGGAGTTCCACGAGCTGACCCCCGGCGAGGGCCAGTTCAACTACGCCCGCAGCAAGCAGCAGGGCCGCCCCGTCGGCCTGCCGATCCCCGACCTGTACGGCGACACCGCGCCGGGCAAGGAGATCATCGAGCTGCGCAAGGCGAACGCCACCGTTCCCGTGGAGAACTTCACCCCCTTCGTGGAGGGTTCCGCGGCCATCCAGAACAAGCTTGAGCCGCCGAAGTCGCAGGAGCTCTACGCGATCCTCGACGTGGCCATGTCGGCGGTGCTGACCAGGCAGGACGCCGACGTTGACAAGCTTCTGGCCGACGCCGAGGCCAAGGCGAACAAGGTGCTGGCGAAGTCGAGCTGA
- a CDS encoding FAD-dependent oxidoreductase: protein MTERLVVIGGDAAGMSAASQARRRRGPGDLEIVAFEKGAHASYSACGIPYLVGGEVSDVESLISRRPEVFRDEFAIDLRLGGEVVEIDLDRRAVTVRDDRGGRSREPFDQLVIATGAVPARPDLPGADAEGVYGVQTLDDGVALLEALEEKPRRAVVVGAGYIGLEMAEALVRRGLEVSLVDGAEQPMGTLDPDMGVLVADALRDLGVGVHLGERIEGFEESAGRVRGARTENRTLPADLIVLGLGTRPNSALAEAAGVPVGETSGIRTNRRMRTPVEGVWAAGDCVETFHRVSRRPVAIALGTHANKQGRVAGINLGGGYAAFPGVVGTAVSKICEYEVARTGLTTAEAVEAGFEPVGEIVESTTRAGYYPGARKMKIKIIADRGTGRLLGAQIVGQEGAAKRIDALAVALWHEMTVEEMTGLDLSYAPPFAPVWDPVLIAARKAAERVDRLDGRA, encoded by the coding sequence ATGACGGAACGACTGGTGGTGATCGGCGGCGACGCCGCGGGGATGAGCGCGGCCTCACAGGCCAGGCGCAGGCGCGGGCCCGGCGACCTGGAGATCGTCGCCTTCGAGAAGGGCGCGCACGCCTCCTACTCGGCCTGCGGGATCCCCTATCTCGTGGGCGGAGAGGTCTCCGACGTGGAGTCCCTGATCAGCCGGCGTCCGGAGGTCTTCCGCGACGAGTTCGCCATCGACCTGCGGCTGGGCGGCGAGGTCGTCGAGATCGACCTGGACCGGCGCGCGGTGACCGTGCGCGACGACCGGGGCGGCCGGAGCCGGGAGCCGTTCGACCAGCTCGTGATCGCCACCGGCGCGGTGCCCGCCCGGCCCGACCTGCCCGGCGCCGACGCCGAGGGGGTGTACGGGGTGCAGACCCTGGACGACGGCGTCGCGCTGCTGGAGGCCCTGGAGGAGAAGCCGCGCAGGGCCGTGGTGGTCGGCGCGGGCTACATCGGCCTGGAGATGGCCGAGGCGCTGGTACGGCGAGGGCTGGAGGTCTCGCTCGTCGACGGCGCCGAGCAGCCGATGGGCACGCTCGACCCGGACATGGGTGTCCTCGTCGCCGACGCCCTGCGCGACCTGGGGGTGGGGGTGCACCTCGGCGAGCGCATCGAGGGCTTCGAGGAGTCCGCAGGGCGGGTCCGCGGGGCCCGCACCGAGAACCGGACCCTGCCCGCGGACCTGATCGTCCTCGGTCTCGGCACCCGGCCGAACAGCGCGCTGGCCGAGGCCGCGGGCGTCCCGGTCGGCGAGACCTCGGGGATCAGGACCAACCGGCGGATGCGGACCCCGGTGGAGGGCGTCTGGGCCGCCGGCGACTGCGTCGAGACCTTCCACCGGGTCTCCCGGCGGCCGGTCGCGATCGCGCTCGGCACCCACGCCAACAAGCAGGGACGCGTCGCGGGCATCAACCTCGGCGGCGGGTACGCCGCCTTCCCGGGCGTAGTGGGCACCGCGGTGTCCAAGATCTGCGAGTACGAGGTGGCGCGCACCGGCCTGACGACCGCGGAGGCGGTGGAGGCCGGGTTCGAGCCGGTCGGCGAGATCGTGGAGTCCACCACGCGCGCCGGATACTATCCCGGCGCCCGCAAGATGAAGATCAAGATAATCGCCGACCGGGGAACGGGCCGTCTGCTGGGCGCCCAGATCGTCGGCCAGGAGGGCGCGGCCAAGCGTATCGACGCCCTGGCCGTCGCCCTCTGGCACGAGATGACGGTGGAGGAGATGACGGGGCTCGACCTGTCGTACGCTCCCCCGTTCGCCCCGGTGTGGGACCCCGTCCTGATCGCCGCGCGCAAGGCGGCCGAGCGCGTCGACCGGCTCGACGGGAGGGCCTGA
- a CDS encoding carbohydrate ABC transporter permease — MSNLTVQPSRPAPVRPPERGSGKKTGRPRRSKEPSREVRSLVSPHTLTTPHGRWIYRIVLTSVVLLFTAVFVFPLYWMVTGALKTSEELAQIPPSFFPTSFDFGVYAEAWDQLDLGTFLTNTVIYAGGAWLFTLAIDVSAAYALSKLRPVLGNVVLGLMLATLMIPPMVILLPAYLTVKDMPIFGWDLLNTPWVIWLPAAANGFFIFLLKRFFDSIPRELLEAAQIDGASPARILWSIVLPVSRPIIGVVSILSVVSVWKDFVWPLLVLPDGDKMTISVGIASLSAQMPQNVLIAALVIASIPTMIVFFIFQRSIMAGLTAGSLKG, encoded by the coding sequence ATGTCGAACCTCACCGTTCAACCAAGTCGCCCGGCTCCCGTCCGGCCGCCGGAGCGGGGCTCCGGGAAGAAGACCGGGCGGCCGCGCAGGTCCAAGGAGCCGTCCAGGGAGGTCCGGAGCCTGGTCTCCCCGCACACCCTCACCACCCCGCACGGCCGGTGGATCTACCGCATCGTGCTGACCTCGGTGGTGCTCCTGTTCACCGCCGTGTTCGTGTTCCCGCTCTACTGGATGGTCACCGGCGCGCTCAAGACCTCGGAGGAGCTCGCCCAGATCCCGCCGAGCTTCTTCCCGACGTCGTTCGACTTCGGGGTGTACGCCGAGGCGTGGGACCAGCTGGACCTGGGGACCTTCCTCACCAACACCGTCATCTACGCCGGCGGCGCCTGGCTGTTCACGCTGGCCATCGACGTCTCGGCCGCCTACGCGCTGTCGAAGCTGCGGCCGGTGCTGGGCAACGTGGTCCTGGGCCTGATGCTCGCCACGCTCATGATCCCGCCGATGGTCATCCTGCTGCCCGCCTACCTGACGGTCAAGGACATGCCGATCTTCGGCTGGGACCTGCTGAACACCCCGTGGGTGATCTGGCTTCCCGCCGCGGCCAACGGGTTCTTCATCTTCCTGCTCAAGCGTTTCTTCGACTCGATCCCCAGGGAACTGCTGGAGGCCGCCCAGATCGACGGCGCCTCTCCGGCGCGTATCCTCTGGTCGATCGTGCTGCCCGTCTCCCGGCCGATCATCGGAGTGGTGTCCATCCTCTCGGTGGTCAGCGTCTGGAAGGACTTCGTCTGGCCGCTGCTGGTGCTGCCGGACGGGGACAAGATGACGATCAGCGTGGGCATCGCCTCGCTCTCGGCGCAGATGCCGCAGAACGTGCTGATCGCCGCACTGGTGATCGCGAGCATCCCGACGATGATCGTCTTCTTCATCTTCCAGCGCAGCATCATGGCCGGCCTCACCGCCGGCAGCCTCAAGGGCTGA